Proteins found in one Flavobacterium channae genomic segment:
- the rpmB gene encoding 50S ribosomal protein L28: MSRVCELTGKRAMVGNNVSHAMNKTKRKFSVNLVKKRFYIPEEDRWVTLKISTAALKTINKNGIAAVLKNAKANGFVKSV, from the coding sequence ATGTCAAGAGTTTGTGAACTTACAGGTAAAAGAGCGATGGTAGGAAACAATGTTTCTCACGCCATGAACAAAACAAAGAGAAAATTCTCTGTTAACTTAGTTAAAAAACGTTTTTATATTCCTGAAGAAGATAGATGGGTAACGTTGAAAATTTCAACCGCTGCTTTAAAAACGATTAATAAAAATGGAATTGCTGCTGTATTGAAAAATGCAAAAGCTAACGGATTTGTTAAATCTGTATAA
- the rpmG gene encoding 50S ribosomal protein L33, translating into MAKKGNRIQVILECTEHKTSGVPGTSRYITTKNKKNTPDRLEIKKFNPILKRVTVHKEIK; encoded by the coding sequence ATGGCAAAGAAAGGTAATAGAATCCAAGTTATTTTAGAGTGTACAGAGCACAAAACTTCAGGAGTTCCTGGAACATCTCGTTACATTACTACAAAAAATAAAAAAAACACTCCAGATAGATTAGAGATTAAAAAATTTAATCCAATCTTAAAAAGAGTAACTGTTCACAAAGAAATTAAATAA
- a CDS encoding DUF4295 domain-containing protein, with product MAKKTVATLQTASKRLTKAIKMVKSPKTGAYTFVESVMTPEEVDEFLKKK from the coding sequence ATGGCAAAGAAAACCGTAGCAACTTTACAAACAGCTTCTAAAAGATTAACTAAAGCTATCAAAATGGTTAAGTCTCCAAAAACTGGTGCTTATACTTTCGTTGAATCAGTTATGACTCCAGAAGAAGTTGATGAATTCTTGAAAAAGAAATAA